One Nostoc sp. UHCC 0302 DNA window includes the following coding sequences:
- a CDS encoding alpha/beta hydrolase-fold protein, which yields MNYKNPQILLVVSVLTLVSCHYSQGAAAKLPQQSDLQTRVSLLPPQPNTGVLATPLTYKIETYNSLVMGGSRTYGISLPPGYEQNSKQRYPVIFLLHGGHGNPDDWFSDKKGQALKTLEKLYTTGKLPPSIIITPDGNDKRGSNRYWDPQYIDGTNGNVSTAVGDELVKVLQSRYRTLPNPNFWAMGGLSSGGWGAMNVGLHNLQNFSILFSHSGYFQDKSGPQNSPIIYIRNIPLQAKKRLRIYLDSGTSDLEEIDEAERFTKVLNELKIYNKFRQFPGSHTWQYWREHLADSLTFVGEQFRVSQIASTSHTLGYHQSKSTQNY from the coding sequence ATGAACTATAAAAATCCTCAAATTCTACTAGTAGTTTCCGTTTTAACTTTAGTTAGTTGTCATTACTCGCAAGGTGCGGCAGCAAAACTACCCCAACAATCAGATTTACAAACAAGGGTTTCCCTTTTACCGCCACAGCCCAATACTGGAGTCTTAGCCACTCCCTTAACCTATAAGATTGAAACTTACAATAGCTTAGTTATGGGTGGAAGTCGCACCTATGGGATTTCTTTACCTCCTGGTTATGAGCAAAACTCAAAACAACGCTATCCTGTAATCTTTCTGCTCCACGGTGGACACGGCAATCCCGATGATTGGTTTAGCGATAAAAAAGGGCAAGCTCTCAAGACTCTAGAAAAACTTTACACTACAGGTAAGTTGCCACCCAGTATCATCATCACACCAGATGGTAATGACAAACGCGGTTCTAACCGCTATTGGGATCCTCAATATATTGATGGAACTAACGGTAATGTTTCTACCGCAGTTGGGGATGAACTGGTGAAAGTGTTGCAAAGCCGTTATCGTACACTACCCAATCCAAATTTTTGGGCTATGGGTGGACTGTCTTCTGGTGGTTGGGGTGCAATGAATGTGGGATTACATAACTTGCAAAACTTCTCGATTTTATTTAGTCATAGTGGTTACTTTCAAGACAAAAGCGGCCCACAAAATAGCCCAATAATTTATATCAGAAATATTCCACTACAAGCGAAAAAAAGATTACGAATTTATCTAGATTCAGGTACATCAGATTTGGAAGAAATTGATGAAGCTGAACGATTTACGAAAGTTCTAAATGAATTAAAAATTTATAATAAGTTTCGTCAATTTCCTGGCAGTCATACTTGGCAATACTGGCGAGAACATTTAGCAGATTCTTTGACATTTGTCGGTGAGCAATTTCGAGTTTCACAGATAGCAAGCACATCTCATACTTTAGGCTATCATCAGTCTAAAAGTACTCAGAATTATTAA
- a CDS encoding aspartate kinase, with product MALIVQKYGGTSVGSVERIQAVAERVYKTVKAGNSVVVVVSAMGKTTDGLVKLANTISPNPNRREMDMLLSTGEQVTIALLSMALQELGQPAISLTGAQVGIVTEAEHTRARILHIETERLTRNLQQGKVVVVAGFQGISSTEELEITTLGRGGSDTSAVAVAAALGANFCEIYTDVPGILTTDPRLVPEAQLMDEITCNEMLELASLGAKVLHPRAVEIARNYGVPLVVRSSWTDTPGTWVTSVKPQGRSLINLEIARPVDHVEFDTDQAKVALLRVPDKPGVAARLFGEIARQKVDVDLIIQSIHEGNSNDIAFTVTTPILKRAEAVAAAIAPALRSQSNPKSDEAEVIVEQNTAKVSIAGAGMIGRPGVAAKMFATLAEAGVNIQMISTSEVKVSCVVDAVDCDRAVKALQAVFEIEAKEQGARGQEGQGGQGGQGRIIEKTSRFSPYSPTLSLPPSTPSVRGVALDMNQARLAIRQLQDRPGMAAKLFGLLAQHNISVDMIIQSQRCRVIDGVPTRDIAFTVSRMDGENAKELLSQVAEQLGWGEVVLDNAIAKVSIVGAGMIGQPGVAAKMFEALAQQQINIQMIATSEIKISCVVTQDQGTKALQAIHTAFGLAGSEKFVVPA from the coding sequence ATGGCGCTCATAGTTCAGAAATACGGTGGTACATCTGTCGGTTCAGTCGAACGTATTCAAGCTGTTGCAGAACGCGTTTACAAAACAGTCAAAGCAGGAAACTCTGTTGTCGTAGTAGTTTCTGCGATGGGAAAGACCACCGATGGACTCGTCAAACTAGCTAATACAATTTCTCCAAATCCTAACCGCCGGGAAATGGATATGTTGCTTTCCACGGGTGAGCAAGTAACCATTGCTTTACTCAGCATGGCATTGCAAGAACTCGGACAACCAGCAATCTCTTTGACTGGCGCTCAGGTAGGAATTGTTACCGAAGCTGAACACACCCGCGCCCGAATTTTACACATTGAAACTGAGCGCCTAACTCGCAATCTTCAACAAGGCAAAGTAGTTGTAGTAGCAGGTTTTCAAGGTATCTCCAGCACTGAAGAATTGGAAATTACAACTTTGGGGCGTGGTGGCTCTGATACTTCAGCGGTGGCTGTAGCAGCAGCGTTAGGGGCAAATTTTTGTGAAATTTATACAGATGTCCCAGGAATTTTAACTACAGATCCTCGCCTAGTTCCTGAAGCTCAACTGATGGATGAAATCACCTGCAATGAAATGCTGGAACTAGCTAGCTTGGGTGCAAAAGTGCTGCATCCCCGTGCGGTGGAAATTGCCCGTAACTATGGTGTTCCCTTGGTTGTTAGGTCTAGCTGGACAGATACCCCAGGTACTTGGGTAACATCGGTCAAACCTCAAGGGCGATCGCTGATAAATTTGGAAATTGCTCGTCCGGTAGATCATGTAGAATTTGATACTGACCAAGCAAAGGTTGCCCTGTTGCGTGTACCCGATAAACCAGGGGTTGCAGCAAGGTTATTTGGAGAAATTGCCCGACAAAAAGTAGACGTAGATTTGATTATTCAGTCAATCCACGAAGGTAACAGTAATGACATTGCCTTTACTGTGACAACACCGATATTAAAGCGTGCAGAAGCAGTAGCAGCAGCGATCGCCCCAGCACTGAGGAGTCAATCCAACCCTAAATCTGACGAAGCCGAGGTAATAGTAGAGCAAAACACTGCCAAAGTCAGCATAGCTGGTGCAGGAATGATTGGGCGTCCGGGAGTAGCTGCCAAAATGTTCGCCACCTTAGCAGAAGCTGGGGTGAATATCCAAATGATTTCCACCAGTGAAGTGAAAGTTAGTTGTGTAGTTGATGCAGTAGACTGCGATCGCGCTGTCAAAGCACTCCAGGCTGTGTTTGAGATAGAAGCAAAGGAGCAGGGAGCAAGGGGACAAGAAGGACAAGGAGGACAAGGGGGACAAGGAAGAATTATTGAAAAAACTTCTCGCTTTTCTCCCTACTCCCCCACTCTCTCACTCCCCCCCTCCACTCCCTCAGTTCGCGGTGTTGCTTTAGATATGAACCAAGCGCGTCTTGCAATTCGCCAATTGCAAGACCGGCCGGGGATGGCGGCAAAGTTGTTTGGATTATTGGCACAACACAATATTAGTGTGGATATGATTATCCAATCTCAACGCTGTCGAGTAATTGATGGTGTTCCCACGCGGGATATTGCCTTTACGGTTTCGCGAATGGATGGGGAAAATGCTAAAGAATTGCTTTCGCAAGTAGCTGAACAATTAGGATGGGGTGAAGTTGTTTTAGATAATGCGATCGCGAAAGTAAGTATTGTCGGTGCAGGTATGATCGGACAACCAGGTGTTGCGGCTAAAATGTTTGAAGCGCTAGCTCAACAGCAAATCAATATTCAAATGATTGCTACTTCAGAAATCAAAATTAGCTGTGTCGTAACACAAGACCAAGGTACTAAAGCTTTACAAGCTATTCACACTGCCTTTGGGCTAGCTGGTAGCGAGAAATTTGTAGTGCCTGCGTAG
- a CDS encoding lysylphosphatidylglycerol synthase domain-containing protein translates to MLNKLRINLSSVFGLLLLVLSLWAIANELHEYNYHDVLKSLAAIPKSRLSCAIWLTALGYLVMIGYDILGFSYVSRSLAWNKIALTNFISSVFSNTIGFALLTGSAIRYRFYASWGVSALAIAQVIAFANFTFWLGMFAVAGFLFITNPLKIPTQLHLPFTDVRPIGVTFILLVAAYLLASILIKQPLTIRGQEFRFPSLKISIAQIAVSSLDWILAAAVLYVVLPNKIPLSFLDFLGIYLLAMFAGVISNVPGGLGVFETVILLILSSKVSAAAILGSMLAYRGIYYFLPLLIAAALLVLYEFKR, encoded by the coding sequence ATGCTCAATAAACTGCGAATCAATCTCAGTTCTGTGTTTGGCTTGTTGCTGCTGGTACTTTCTTTATGGGCGATCGCTAACGAGTTGCATGAGTATAATTATCATGATGTCCTGAAATCTCTAGCAGCCATTCCTAAAAGCCGCTTAAGTTGTGCAATTTGGCTAACAGCCTTGGGATATTTAGTAATGATTGGGTACGATATCTTAGGTTTTAGCTATGTCAGCCGTTCTTTGGCTTGGAACAAGATAGCCCTTACCAACTTTATTAGCTCCGTATTCAGCAATACTATAGGTTTTGCTTTATTGACTGGTAGTGCTATCCGTTATCGATTTTATGCCAGTTGGGGAGTGTCGGCACTAGCGATCGCTCAAGTAATTGCTTTCGCCAATTTCACTTTTTGGTTGGGGATGTTTGCTGTTGCTGGGTTCTTATTTATCACCAACCCCTTAAAAATTCCCACACAATTACATTTGCCTTTTACAGATGTACGTCCTATCGGTGTAACTTTTATACTGTTAGTTGCCGCCTACTTGTTGGCAAGTATTTTAATTAAACAACCATTGACCATTCGTGGGCAAGAATTTCGCTTTCCTTCTTTGAAAATATCTATTGCACAGATAGCAGTTTCCAGCCTTGACTGGATTTTGGCAGCAGCAGTTCTTTATGTTGTGCTTCCCAATAAGATACCTTTGTCTTTTCTTGATTTTTTAGGAATTTATTTACTAGCAATGTTTGCAGGTGTTATTAGTAACGTCCCTGGCGGTTTAGGTGTATTTGAAACTGTGATTTTGCTAATTCTCTCCTCTAAAGTTTCGGCGGCTGCAATTTTAGGTTCAATGCTAGCTTATCGCGGAATATACTACTTCTTACCTTTGCTCATAGCAGCAGCTTTACTAGTACTGTATGAATTTAAACGCTGA
- a CDS encoding MotA/TolQ/ExbB proton channel family protein yields the protein MWPLLGLFIATFACVLERSWFWFKLIIQEKHVVHEVLTAAKVDLEKAQDIAQRSQGLAIGRFFLAPLKLKRPSPENFYLAMKVACDREFVDMYQGDQLLKSVMAIAPLLGILGTAGGLLTTFHNLKNGDIDSTDVSAVVTGISQALITSVTGITVAIIAFIFFRIFVGLRSRQKDYFSKVGSELELIYLQAWHDNTNATNIPITHQKFNTGAEEFTNTNIGG from the coding sequence ATGTGGCCCCTGCTAGGTTTATTTATTGCAACGTTTGCTTGTGTCCTAGAACGCAGTTGGTTTTGGTTTAAGCTAATAATTCAAGAAAAACACGTAGTGCATGAAGTGCTAACAGCGGCAAAGGTGGATTTAGAAAAAGCACAAGATATTGCACAGCGTTCCCAAGGGTTAGCTATCGGCCGCTTTTTTTTGGCCCCACTAAAACTGAAGCGACCTTCTCCGGAAAATTTTTACCTAGCAATGAAAGTAGCTTGTGACAGGGAATTTGTAGATATGTACCAAGGTGATCAGCTACTCAAAAGCGTGATGGCGATCGCACCGTTATTAGGTATATTAGGTACAGCAGGCGGATTACTTACGACTTTCCACAACCTGAAAAATGGCGACATAGATAGTACTGATGTCTCTGCGGTTGTTACTGGTATCAGTCAGGCGCTAATCACCTCTGTTACTGGTATAACTGTAGCGATTATTGCTTTTATATTTTTCCGAATCTTTGTAGGCTTGCGATCGCGACAAAAAGATTATTTTTCTAAAGTTGGCAGCGAACTAGAACTAATTTACCTCCAAGCTTGGCACGACAATACCAACGCTACAAATATCCCAATAACTCATCAAAAATTCAATACTGGCGCAGAAGAATTTACCAACACGAATATTGGAGGTTAA
- a CDS encoding SfnB family sulfur acquisition oxidoreductase translates to MTFTAQEKAHIIQSDEEAIAIAKQLAAEFVVGAAQRDRERRLPADEIKKFSASGLWGITVPKEYGGAFVSNVTLAKVIKIISAADPSIGQIPQNHLYIVESIRLDGSEEVKRFFFDQVLQGKRFGNAFSEVGTRDVNDVKTQLTPTDDGNYVLNGKKFYSTGALFADWVPVVSKDEHDNTVIAIVERNAPGLTIIDDWSSFGQRTTASGTTILENVKVPRDYVVPHYKAFERPTTQGPIAQIIQAAVDVGIAKAALKDTIEFVRNHTRPWIDSNVEHGYEDPLLIYKVGESQIKVHTAEALLRRSGEFIDRAIAQPSEENVVASQIAVAEAKAVAEEAALWTSNKLFELAGTRSTLNQFNLDRHWRNARTHTLHDPSRWKYYAVGNYFLNGVNPPRHPWL, encoded by the coding sequence ATGACTTTTACTGCTCAAGAAAAAGCGCATATTATTCAAAGTGATGAAGAAGCGATCGCCATAGCCAAACAGTTAGCAGCTGAATTCGTCGTCGGGGCTGCACAGCGCGATCGCGAACGCCGTTTACCTGCGGATGAAATCAAAAAGTTCTCTGCTAGCGGGCTTTGGGGCATCACCGTACCCAAAGAATATGGTGGTGCATTTGTATCGAATGTCACTCTAGCAAAAGTTATCAAAATCATCTCAGCGGCTGATCCCAGTATTGGTCAAATTCCTCAAAATCATCTTTATATAGTTGAAAGTATCCGCTTAGATGGCTCTGAGGAAGTTAAACGGTTCTTCTTTGACCAAGTGTTGCAAGGTAAGCGCTTTGGCAACGCTTTCTCAGAAGTCGGAACTCGTGATGTCAACGATGTTAAAACTCAGTTGACACCAACTGATGATGGCAACTATGTGTTGAATGGCAAGAAGTTTTACTCTACAGGGGCGCTTTTTGCAGATTGGGTTCCAGTTGTGAGCAAAGATGAACACGATAATACTGTAATTGCAATTGTAGAACGGAATGCACCAGGTCTGACAATCATTGATGACTGGTCAAGCTTTGGTCAACGCACCACTGCTAGCGGTACAACAATTCTAGAAAATGTGAAAGTACCGCGTGATTATGTTGTGCCTCACTACAAAGCATTTGAACGCCCCACAACTCAAGGGCCTATTGCTCAAATCATCCAAGCAGCAGTAGATGTGGGTATTGCGAAAGCAGCATTGAAAGACACAATTGAGTTTGTGCGTAACCATACTCGCCCTTGGATTGATAGCAATGTAGAACATGGATATGAAGACCCCTTGTTGATCTACAAAGTGGGTGAGTCACAAATCAAAGTACATACAGCAGAAGCACTACTGCGGCGTTCAGGTGAATTTATTGATCGGGCGATCGCACAACCCAGTGAAGAAAATGTCGTCGCTTCGCAAATTGCTGTAGCAGAAGCCAAAGCCGTTGCTGAAGAAGCTGCTCTTTGGACGAGTAACAAACTATTTGAATTAGCAGGAACTCGTTCTACACTCAATCAGTTTAACTTGGATCGCCATTGGCGCAACGCTCGCACCCATACCCTACATGACCCTTCTCGTTGGAAGTATTATGCTGTAGGTAACTACTTCCTTAATGGTGTGAATCCTCCTCGTCACCCTTGGTTGTAG
- a CDS encoding GAP family protein, whose product MSSFLLSLVALSVIGSINPNGFAVQIYLLSTAKPTIRALTFALGEYVALWIAGLLIAWGMTQVLEQFLNSLSKSIYILHLFVGIALLIVGWNATKLLRFSTTTQHPRSLKPLHTFWLGFSIVAIETPTALPHVAALKHMVDAHLSTPTFILLWTLYDLIFVLPLLIFISVYFLLNDKAINYLAKFYYRINIWLPKILPLALMGIGFVLIINSFIHLSK is encoded by the coding sequence ATGTCCTCTTTCTTACTTTCTCTGGTAGCACTCTCAGTAATTGGTAGTATTAACCCTAACGGCTTTGCAGTGCAAATTTATCTGCTGAGTACAGCAAAGCCTACTATACGTGCATTAACTTTTGCCCTTGGAGAATATGTTGCACTTTGGATTGCTGGACTATTGATTGCTTGGGGAATGACACAAGTGCTTGAACAGTTTTTGAATTCTCTTAGCAAGAGTATTTATATATTACATTTGTTCGTAGGAATCGCACTATTGATTGTAGGATGGAACGCCACAAAACTCTTGAGATTTTCTACAACAACTCAGCATCCTCGTTCACTCAAGCCACTGCACACCTTTTGGTTGGGTTTTAGTATTGTCGCAATCGAAACTCCAACAGCATTGCCTCACGTTGCTGCGCTTAAACACATGGTAGATGCCCATCTTTCAACCCCAACATTTATACTATTGTGGACATTATATGATTTGATTTTTGTCCTGCCATTATTAATATTCATTAGTGTTTATTTTTTATTGAATGACAAGGCTATTAATTATTTAGCAAAATTTTACTATCGAATAAATATTTGGTTACCTAAAATTTTACCACTTGCTTTGATGGGGATTGGGTTTGTCTTAATCATCAACAGTTTTATTCACTTGTCTAAATAG
- a CDS encoding tetratricopeptide repeat protein, which produces MNSHLWDGRYRILKVLNIREETTTYLVEDASLAASQYVVKQLRPPSNNPQTLKILRDLFTSKAINLEKLGQEHDQIQKLVAYFEENEKFYLVQEFIPGHPLTEEILVGKPLSEDQVISILSEILELLVFMHSRGVTHRDIKPGNIIRRESDNKLVLVDFAAVKEAINPIIVNSGYLPEEQIQGNTKYNSDIYALGIVAIAAIMGLKVDEIARLQSQRNRLTREIVWRNKNIKVSGNLVKIINKMVRFDYRKRYQYATEVLEDLKQLKNPTQDNKQQKQQKLWLIITGIAGCTLLGGAAWFLQLQKPLSNTQTIYQKGVSNYQTGKFQKAVEDLTQAIELDPQNALAYNRRGDAYYQLGDYEKAQADSSQAILLNPQDDNAYYDRGFSFYELGKYKEAIRDYTEAIKLNLKNPYTYYGRGLAYSKLKDNKRAIGDFSKAIALKPEYSEPYLQRGIIRRRLKLNKVAIQDFSTAIKINPNDAKAYYHRGLMQVANKDKNAAIKDYTNAININPKYIEAYLSRADVYSDIGNQIEATEDYNKVLQLNPQLTAGYIHRGLHRFSFGDYQGAVEDYTQAITLDAKDAAAYNNRGNAYLEMGNKKAASQDYSQAIAINSNYALAYYNRGITRAKLGNKKGAIADFQKAAKLFRQTGEKDSYKDAQKEIASLQSQSVYVNSTRLKSKERKDN; this is translated from the coding sequence ATGAATAGTCATCTGTGGGATGGACGTTACCGAATACTAAAAGTTTTAAATATAAGAGAAGAGACTACAACCTATTTAGTTGAAGATGCTAGCCTTGCTGCTAGCCAATATGTAGTCAAGCAGCTACGTCCTCCCAGTAATAATCCCCAAACTTTAAAAATTCTGCGTGATTTGTTTACGAGTAAGGCAATAAACTTAGAGAAACTAGGACAAGAACACGACCAAATCCAGAAACTAGTTGCTTATTTTGAAGAAAATGAAAAATTTTACTTAGTCCAAGAATTTATTCCTGGTCATCCTTTAACTGAAGAAATTTTAGTAGGGAAGCCTCTGAGTGAAGACCAAGTAATAAGTATCTTATCAGAGATATTAGAACTTTTGGTATTTATGCATAGCCGTGGAGTAACTCACAGAGACATTAAACCAGGAAATATTATTCGCAGAGAGTCAGATAACAAATTAGTTTTGGTTGACTTTGCTGCTGTTAAAGAAGCGATAAATCCTATAATTGTTAATTCTGGATATCTACCTGAAGAACAAATTCAAGGAAACACCAAATATAATAGCGATATATATGCTTTAGGTATAGTTGCGATCGCAGCTATTATGGGTTTAAAAGTAGACGAAATAGCTAGGTTACAAAGTCAAAGAAATCGTCTGACAAGGGAAATTGTCTGGCGTAATAAAAATATAAAAGTTAGTGGAAACTTAGTAAAAATTATTAATAAAATGGTGCGTTTTGATTATCGTAAGCGTTACCAATATGCAACAGAAGTTTTAGAGGATTTAAAACAGTTAAAAAATCCTACACAGGATAATAAACAACAAAAGCAGCAAAAATTGTGGCTAATTATTACAGGGATAGCTGGCTGTACCTTGCTTGGCGGTGCTGCATGGTTTTTGCAGTTGCAAAAACCTCTAAGTAATACTCAAACAATATATCAGAAGGGAGTAAGCAACTATCAAACAGGAAAGTTTCAAAAAGCTGTTGAAGATTTAACACAGGCTATAGAATTAGATCCCCAAAATGCTTTGGCTTATAATAGACGAGGCGATGCTTATTATCAGTTAGGAGACTACGAGAAAGCACAAGCAGATTCTAGTCAAGCGATTTTGCTTAATCCTCAAGATGACAATGCTTATTATGACCGAGGATTTTCTTTCTATGAATTAGGTAAATATAAAGAAGCAATCAGAGACTACACCGAAGCAATTAAACTCAATCTGAAAAATCCATATACTTATTATGGTAGGGGTTTAGCATATAGTAAACTTAAGGATAATAAAAGAGCAATTGGGGATTTTAGTAAAGCGATCGCCCTAAAACCTGAGTATTCTGAACCTTATTTACAGCGGGGTATCATCCGGCGTCGCCTCAAACTCAATAAAGTAGCAATACAAGATTTTAGTACAGCAATTAAGATTAATCCCAATGATGCTAAAGCCTATTATCACAGGGGTTTAATGCAAGTTGCTAATAAAGATAAAAATGCTGCAATTAAAGATTATACGAACGCAATTAATATCAATCCCAAGTATATAGAAGCTTATCTGAGTCGTGCTGATGTTTATAGTGATATAGGAAATCAAATAGAAGCGACTGAAGATTATAACAAAGTTTTGCAGCTTAATCCTCAATTAACCGCAGGTTATATCCACAGAGGGCTTCACCGCTTTTCTTTCGGAGATTATCAAGGCGCAGTTGAAGATTATACCCAAGCAATTACACTAGATGCTAAAGATGCTGCGGCTTACAACAATCGTGGTAACGCCTATCTGGAAATGGGAAATAAAAAAGCAGCTAGTCAAGATTATTCTCAAGCGATCGCAATTAATTCTAACTATGCTTTAGCTTACTATAACCGGGGTATAACTCGTGCTAAATTAGGAAATAAAAAAGGAGCGATCGCAGATTTTCAAAAAGCCGCGAAACTATTTCGACAGACAGGAGAAAAAGATAGTTATAAAGATGCACAGAAGGAAATTGCTAGTTTGCAAAGTCAATCAGTTTATGTTAACAGTACTCGCCTGAAGTCTAAGGAAAGAAAAGACAATTAA
- a CDS encoding ATP-binding protein — MASQNQPSDLPPVSKDIVIQSNVKSWLSPILNGLSIGSKIKCGYALALGVGILGTTIGLLLGDHYQREALHRQETAFKELNLLYRLQTGILQTRTHQQQLIPLAATPDLYKEEYGHITKVHMPEIERVWSELETYVKTNDYLKENHTDHIPQFLQTYNGVPQTYTRELAKLLQQLDLSPLTDAKVVTARQQLLKFTNSELALKFDGISDELVSVINDSYEDLKIAATAFQLAEQLRIRLIVASILLSVLIATLLALLTSRTITHPIQSLTNIAQQVTKESNFDLQAPIITTDEIGILATAFNQLLQRVKSLLAEQKAAAVQQQQMQEAQLLQTEKMSSLGRMVAGVAHEINNPVNFIYGNLDPAIQYVDDLVGLLQTYRQEIASPPPVVQDYATEIDAEFLQEDLPKVLHSMKFGAERVRQIVLSLKNFSRLDEVEAHAVNLHECIDSTLLILNSRIKKGVTVKCYYGDIPSIQGFSGSLYQVFMNIINNALDALEEQHDNQDRPLIEISTERQDNNCVVVRIADNGSGIAPEILERIFETFFTTKARGVGTGLGLSISHQIVVEKHGGQLTCKSEVGSGTEFIVSLPIRLQSVKVLST, encoded by the coding sequence ATGGCTTCTCAGAATCAACCTTCAGATTTACCGCCAGTTTCTAAGGATATCGTCATACAGTCCAACGTAAAAAGCTGGTTATCACCGATTCTCAACGGTCTTAGTATTGGCAGCAAAATTAAATGTGGCTATGCTCTTGCCCTCGGCGTGGGAATTTTAGGAACCACGATTGGGTTACTTCTGGGAGACCACTATCAGCGAGAGGCGTTACATCGACAAGAAACCGCCTTTAAGGAACTCAATTTGCTATATCGTTTGCAGACAGGTATCCTCCAGACTCGCACCCATCAACAGCAACTCATTCCATTGGCAGCAACACCAGACTTGTACAAGGAGGAATATGGTCATATTACTAAAGTACATATGCCTGAAATTGAGCGGGTTTGGTCTGAACTCGAAACCTATGTTAAAACTAACGATTATCTTAAAGAAAATCATACTGACCATATTCCCCAGTTTCTGCAAACCTATAATGGTGTACCACAAACTTATACTCGCGAATTAGCGAAACTACTCCAGCAACTCGATTTATCCCCTTTAACTGATGCGAAAGTTGTAACCGCTCGACAACAACTGTTGAAGTTTACAAATAGTGAGTTAGCGCTCAAGTTTGACGGTATTTCTGATGAGTTGGTTAGCGTTATTAATGATTCTTATGAGGATTTGAAAATAGCGGCAACTGCTTTCCAGCTAGCAGAGCAACTACGGATTCGGCTGATTGTTGCCAGCATTCTGTTGTCTGTGCTGATAGCCACTCTTTTAGCTCTGTTGACGAGTCGCACTATTACCCATCCCATCCAATCGCTGACTAATATTGCACAGCAGGTTACGAAAGAATCTAACTTTGACCTGCAAGCCCCCATCATTACCACAGACGAAATTGGGATACTTGCCACTGCCTTTAACCAACTCTTACAACGGGTGAAATCCCTACTAGCAGAACAGAAGGCAGCCGCCGTGCAGCAACAGCAAATGCAAGAAGCTCAATTACTGCAAACTGAAAAAATGTCTAGCTTGGGACGAATGGTAGCTGGCGTCGCTCACGAAATTAATAATCCGGTAAATTTTATTTACGGCAATTTAGATCCTGCTATTCAATATGTAGATGATTTAGTGGGACTACTACAAACTTATCGCCAAGAGATAGCAAGTCCACCTCCCGTAGTGCAAGACTATGCCACCGAAATTGATGCGGAGTTTTTGCAAGAAGATTTACCAAAAGTTTTGCATTCGATGAAATTTGGTGCTGAGCGCGTGCGACAGATTGTTTTAAGCTTAAAGAACTTCTCTCGACTAGATGAAGTAGAAGCTCATGCTGTGAATCTACACGAATGCATTGATAGTACGTTACTCATCCTCAACAGCCGTATCAAAAAGGGAGTTACAGTTAAATGCTACTACGGTGACATTCCTAGCATTCAAGGTTTTTCTGGCTCGCTTTATCAAGTGTTTATGAATATTATTAACAATGCACTTGATGCCTTGGAAGAACAGCACGACAATCAAGACCGCCCACTAATTGAAATCTCTACCGAGCGCCAGGACAACAATTGTGTGGTTGTCCGGATTGCTGATAATGGTTCTGGTATTGCGCCTGAAATTCTAGAAAGAATTTTTGAGACGTTCTTTACCACTAAAGCTAGAGGTGTTGGCACTGGGTTGGGACTTTCAATTAGTCATCAGATTGTAGTCGAGAAACACGGAGGGCAACTCACTTGTAAATCTGAAGTAGGTAGTGGTACAGAATTCATAGTTTCCCTTCCTATTCGGTTACAATCGGTTAAAGTATTGTCTACTTAA